A stretch of Rhodoferax potami DNA encodes these proteins:
- a CDS encoding substrate-binding periplasmic protein: MDRRHLLSTLTTLPLGIASASVAAPPWLLDVIDVIPYGFVQPNGSITGVMADFAQALSKACGHPIETRLVPIARALQNINRGSSDLTILLPVPGFDSEVQSIARLTQLEVEVLPRKGLVLDSRASLRGLRIASLSGGAGYGMIADLEGVLHQRTNSLSSMLQLLRSGRVDAVASVRHSLRQGLLEEGMRSADLGAAFVLGRLDLNLWATAGFAQADRTRLAEAASKITRSGQAAKIVAQYANNAGAACQETM, translated from the coding sequence ATGGATCGACGACACCTGCTGTCCACTTTAACCACCCTGCCCCTCGGGATCGCCTCGGCCTCCGTGGCAGCGCCTCCTTGGCTGCTTGACGTGATTGATGTGATTCCTTACGGCTTCGTTCAGCCCAATGGATCCATCACCGGTGTCATGGCTGACTTTGCGCAGGCGCTCTCGAAAGCCTGCGGACATCCCATAGAAACGCGGCTGGTGCCGATTGCCCGTGCGTTGCAAAACATCAATCGCGGGTCGTCCGACCTCACCATCTTGCTACCGGTCCCGGGTTTTGATTCCGAGGTCCAATCTATTGCGCGATTGACCCAATTGGAAGTCGAAGTGCTACCGCGCAAAGGTCTGGTCCTGGACAGCAGGGCTTCGCTACGGGGCTTGCGCATTGCCAGCTTGAGCGGTGGCGCAGGCTACGGAATGATTGCCGATTTGGAAGGCGTCTTGCATCAACGCACCAACTCGCTCTCGTCCATGTTGCAGTTGCTTCGCAGCGGTCGGGTGGATGCGGTTGCGAGCGTGCGTCACTCTTTGCGTCAGGGGCTCCTCGAGGAGGGCATGCGCTCCGCCGACTTGGGAGCGGCGTTTGTGTTGGGGCGGCTGGACCTCAACCTATGGGCCACCGCCGGATTTGCGCAAGCAGACCGCACACGTCTTGCCGAAGCAGCCAGCAAAATCACCCGGAGTGGGCAGGCGGCCAAGATCGTGGCGCAATACGCCAACAACGCCGGAGCAGCCTGTCAGGAGACGATGTAA
- a CDS encoding acyl-CoA dehydrogenase family protein produces the protein MSALPELAQEFGPEDVAAVEDAARRFIQTEVAPHLADWEEAGEFPRSLYQRAADLGWLGLGYPERFGGTPAPWALRNALTIALSRSGGSGGLMASLFSLNIGLPPVLRHGSAALQQQVVPDVLAGRKIAALAITEPGGGTDVSALKTTARLEGNEYVVDGEKTFITSGMRADWITVAVRTDLKNKGAGGISMLMVPGDAPGLSRSPLQKMGWHCSDTAQLRFDGVRVPATNLVGEEGAGFKIILTNFNGERLSMAAMALGFAECCYDEALSWAQQRKTFGTALIDHQVIRHKFMDMKMRIESTRAWLHAVAARADAGDRGDKSAKGAEWVAQVCLLKNHATQTMQFCADQGVQILGGMGYMRGTACERIYREVKVMMIGGGAEEIMKELASRQLGL, from the coding sequence ATGAGCGCGCTCCCTGAGTTGGCACAGGAGTTCGGCCCGGAGGATGTGGCTGCCGTGGAGGATGCGGCGCGCCGCTTCATCCAGACCGAGGTGGCCCCGCATCTGGCGGACTGGGAAGAGGCGGGCGAGTTCCCCCGCAGCCTGTACCAGCGCGCTGCCGATCTGGGGTGGCTGGGGCTGGGTTACCCGGAGCGATTTGGCGGCACACCGGCACCCTGGGCACTGCGCAACGCACTCACGATTGCGCTCTCCCGCAGCGGGGGCAGTGGCGGCCTGATGGCCAGCCTCTTCAGCCTCAACATTGGCCTGCCGCCGGTGCTGCGCCATGGCTCTGCGGCCTTGCAGCAGCAAGTGGTGCCCGATGTGCTGGCCGGCCGCAAGATTGCCGCACTGGCGATTACCGAGCCCGGTGGTGGCACCGATGTATCGGCACTCAAAACCACGGCCCGCCTGGAGGGCAACGAGTACGTGGTGGATGGTGAAAAAACCTTCATCACCTCCGGCATGCGCGCCGACTGGATCACGGTGGCGGTGCGCACGGACCTGAAAAACAAGGGAGCAGGTGGCATCTCCATGCTCATGGTGCCCGGCGATGCGCCCGGCCTGTCGCGCAGCCCTCTCCAGAAGATGGGCTGGCATTGCTCGGACACCGCGCAGCTGCGTTTTGACGGCGTGCGGGTGCCGGCCACCAACCTCGTGGGCGAAGAAGGTGCGGGTTTCAAAATCATCCTGACCAACTTCAATGGCGAGCGCTTGTCCATGGCGGCCATGGCGCTGGGCTTTGCCGAGTGTTGCTACGACGAAGCTCTGAGCTGGGCGCAGCAGCGCAAAACGTTTGGCACCGCGCTGATTGATCACCAGGTGATCCGCCACAAGTTCATGGACATGAAGATGCGCATCGAGTCCACCCGCGCCTGGCTGCATGCGGTGGCCGCCCGGGCGGACGCAGGAGACCGCGGCGACAAGTCTGCCAAGGGTGCAGAGTGGGTGGCACAGGTGTGCCTGCTCAAAAACCATGCGACGCAGACCATGCAGTTCTGCGCCGACCAGGGCGTGCAGATTTTGGGTGGCATGGGCTACATGCGGGGCACGGCCTGCGAGCGCATTTACCGTGAAGTGAAGGTGATGATGATCGGCGGCGGCGCTGAGGAAATCATGAAAGAGTTGGCAAGCCGTCAGCTCGGCCTGTGA
- a CDS encoding ABC transporter substrate-binding protein, translating into MKLRTAIALGTLALTATFASAQQQGVSKDEILLGSIQDLSGPLAGFGKQSRAGMLLAVDEINEQGGINGRKLKLLVEDSGYDPKKAVLAAQKLVNQDKIFMMVGHIGTAQNMAAMPVQFEKNVINFFPITAAREMYEPFHKLKYSFAAPYYDQMRLAVPKLVKEKGAKKVCTLYQDDDFGLEVLKGGEDGLKTIGMEFAEKTSYKRGATDFSSQVSKMQAGGCDFVVLGTIIRETIGAIGTARKLGYNPTFIGSSAAYTDLIHKIGGKAMDGLYAAMTVQNPYTDEQTPGIRFWANKYKTKFNEDPTVFSVYGYMIVNTFASAANKAGKNLTTDSYIKVMDSMTIPADMFGAPVQTFTATKRLGSNASRLSQITDGKWKVVSEYVSDAPAKK; encoded by the coding sequence ATGAAACTGCGTACCGCCATCGCACTGGGCACCCTGGCCCTGACCGCGACTTTTGCCAGCGCCCAACAACAAGGCGTGAGTAAAGACGAAATCCTGCTGGGCTCCATCCAGGACCTCTCCGGTCCGTTGGCTGGCTTCGGCAAACAATCCCGCGCCGGCATGCTGCTGGCCGTGGATGAAATCAATGAGCAAGGTGGCATCAACGGCCGCAAGCTCAAACTGCTGGTGGAAGATTCCGGCTACGACCCCAAGAAGGCCGTACTCGCAGCCCAGAAGCTGGTCAACCAGGACAAGATTTTCATGATGGTCGGCCACATCGGCACCGCCCAGAACATGGCGGCCATGCCAGTGCAGTTTGAGAAGAACGTGATCAACTTCTTCCCGATCACCGCCGCCCGCGAGATGTATGAGCCCTTCCACAAGCTCAAGTACTCGTTTGCCGCACCCTACTACGACCAGATGCGACTGGCCGTGCCCAAGCTGGTGAAAGAAAAAGGCGCCAAGAAGGTCTGTACCCTGTACCAGGATGACGACTTCGGACTCGAAGTGCTCAAGGGTGGTGAAGACGGCCTGAAGACCATCGGCATGGAATTCGCCGAAAAGACCTCCTACAAGCGCGGAGCGACTGACTTCTCATCCCAAGTCTCGAAAATGCAGGCCGGCGGCTGCGACTTTGTGGTGCTGGGCACCATCATCCGCGAGACCATCGGCGCCATCGGCACTGCTCGCAAGCTGGGCTACAACCCCACCTTCATTGGCTCAAGTGCTGCCTACACCGACCTGATCCACAAGATCGGCGGTAAAGCCATGGACGGCCTCTACGCCGCCATGACCGTGCAGAACCCCTACACCGATGAGCAAACCCCCGGCATCCGCTTCTGGGCCAACAAGTACAAAACCAAGTTCAATGAAGACCCCACCGTCTTCTCGGTCTACGGCTACATGATCGTCAACACCTTTGCCTCTGCGGCTAACAAGGCCGGCAAGAATCTGACGACGGATTCCTACATCAAGGTCATGGACAGCATGACCATTCCGGCTGACATGTTCGGCGCCCCCGTGCAGACTTTCACCGCCACCAAACGCCTGGGTAGCAACGCTTCGCGTCTCTCCCAGATCACCGATGGCAAATGGAAAGTCGTGTCTGAGTATGTGAGTGACGCGCCAGCCAAAAAGTAA
- a CDS encoding TetR/AcrR family transcriptional regulator produces the protein MTRTETLPAAPAEDTAPPEAKRPRGRPRKTEDERDDGNRRHELLKAAAQLFRRQGFAATTTRDIANAAGMQSGSPFYHFKSKDALLFAVMEAGMHSALANQQKVLMDAAYDALSPADKLRRLVHAHFEVLLGPGNDFVPVMLYEWRSLQRPQRKVLHKLIADYEALWMPVLQALQDSGQLKAPVGVARLLILGALNWSVQWFDPAKGATVEALGEHAVAMFIQEV, from the coding sequence ATGACCCGTACCGAAACCCTGCCTGCCGCGCCTGCCGAAGATACCGCGCCGCCTGAGGCCAAACGCCCGCGCGGTCGCCCCCGCAAAACCGAAGACGAACGTGATGATGGCAACCGCCGCCACGAACTGCTCAAGGCCGCAGCCCAGCTCTTCCGCCGCCAAGGGTTCGCCGCGACCACCACCCGCGACATTGCCAACGCGGCTGGGATGCAAAGCGGCTCGCCGTTCTACCACTTCAAAAGCAAAGACGCGCTCTTGTTCGCCGTCATGGAGGCGGGCATGCATTCGGCGCTGGCCAACCAGCAGAAGGTGCTGATGGATGCCGCTTATGACGCACTGAGCCCGGCCGACAAACTACGCCGCCTCGTCCATGCGCACTTCGAGGTCCTGCTCGGGCCGGGTAATGACTTCGTGCCGGTCATGCTGTACGAGTGGCGCTCCTTGCAGCGCCCGCAGCGCAAGGTGCTGCACAAACTGATCGCCGACTATGAGGCCCTGTGGATGCCGGTGTTGCAAGCCCTGCAGGACAGCGGCCAGCTCAAGGCGCCGGTGGGCGTGGCGCGTCTGCTGATTCTGGGCGCGCTCAACTGGTCGGTGCAATGGTTCGACCCCGCCAAAGGGGCCACGGTAGAAGCGCTCGGCGAACACGCCGTCGCCATGTTCATTCAGGAGGTGTGA
- a CDS encoding DUF4442 domain-containing protein: MSIPAAHASTARPNRLARSVAKLDRVPAALRPWLRNKVMGRAVPFTGTAGLNFAHMAPERVEIAVANVRRVQNHIQGVHAAAMALLAETATGMVVGMNVRDDCLPLAKTMRIDFKRRAQGAMRAVATLSDAQRQLMQQSDKGEVSVPVLVSDESGEQPIQCEFIWAWIPTPKK, from the coding sequence ATGAGCATTCCCGCTGCCCACGCATCGACCGCCCGGCCCAACCGGCTGGCGCGTTCGGTCGCCAAGTTGGACCGTGTGCCTGCGGCCCTGCGTCCCTGGCTGCGCAACAAGGTCATGGGTCGTGCAGTGCCGTTCACCGGCACCGCAGGCCTGAACTTTGCGCACATGGCGCCTGAGCGTGTAGAAATTGCCGTGGCCAATGTGCGCCGCGTGCAAAACCACATTCAGGGCGTGCATGCCGCTGCCATGGCGCTGCTGGCTGAAACGGCTACTGGCATGGTGGTGGGCATGAATGTGCGGGACGACTGCCTGCCCCTAGCCAAGACCATGCGTATTGACTTCAAGCGACGGGCCCAGGGCGCCATGCGCGCAGTGGCCACCTTGTCGGATGCGCAACGCCAGCTCATGCAGCAAAGCGACAAGGGCGAGGTCAGCGTGCCGGTACTGGTCAGCGACGAATCGGGCGAACAGCCCATTCAATGTGAATTCATCTGGGCGTGGATACCCACCCCGAAAAAATAA
- a CDS encoding thioesterase family protein: MPKTPHAEPGATPIVFEPEFIEGLTRIFEVSIVFNQMLGLKITSITPDKVKARISMRPELVGHYAYNRIHGGVISAGLDAMGGLAVMAAIGARHMDEAPSQRLHRFAKLGTIDLRIDYLRPGIGEQFELHAEVMRLGSRVASTRMEFLGADGKLLSTGSAAYIVS; encoded by the coding sequence ATGCCTAAAACCCCCCATGCAGAGCCAGGCGCAACGCCCATCGTTTTTGAGCCGGAGTTCATTGAAGGGCTTACCCGCATCTTTGAAGTGAGCATCGTCTTCAACCAGATGTTGGGCTTGAAGATCACCTCCATCACCCCCGACAAAGTGAAGGCCCGCATTTCCATGCGCCCCGAATTGGTCGGTCACTATGCCTACAACCGCATACACGGCGGCGTGATCAGCGCAGGGCTGGATGCCATGGGCGGTTTGGCGGTGATGGCCGCCATAGGCGCCCGCCACATGGACGAAGCGCCTTCGCAGCGCCTGCACCGCTTTGCCAAACTGGGCACCATCGATTTGCGAATTGACTACCTGCGCCCCGGCATCGGCGAGCAGTTCGAGCTGCACGCCGAGGTAATGCGCCTGGGCTCACGCGTGGCGTCTACCCGCATGGAGTTTCTGGGCGCGGATGGCAAGCTGCTGTCCACGGGGTCTGCGGCTTACATCGTCTCCTGA
- a CDS encoding acetyl-CoA C-acyltransferase, with translation MKQVQDAYIVAATRTPIGRSGRGYFRNTRPDELLVSALRSAMLQVPNLDPKAIEDAIIGCSFPEGEQGMNMARVAVGLAFDHPVGGITVNRFCASGISAIQMAADRIRVGEADVLIAGGAESMSMVPMGGGKPSFNPEVFARDENVGIAYGMGLTAEKVAQQWKVTREMQDAFALESHLRAIKAQQAGEFTDEITPIDVIERTPNLATGEVSTRTRTVNLDEGPRPDTSLEGLAKLKPVFAARGSVTAGNSSQTSDGAGALILASEKAVKQFGLTPLARFVSFAARGVPPEIMGIGPIEAIPAALRYAGLQHSDIDWFELNEAFAAQSLAVINTLGLDPSKVNPMGGAIALGHPLGATGAIRAATVIHALRRNNLKYGMVTMCVGTGQGAAGIFERV, from the coding sequence ATGAAACAAGTCCAAGACGCTTACATCGTTGCCGCCACGCGCACGCCCATCGGGCGTTCCGGCCGCGGCTATTTCCGCAACACCCGCCCTGACGAGTTGCTGGTGTCCGCCCTGCGCAGCGCCATGTTGCAAGTCCCCAACCTGGACCCCAAGGCGATTGAAGACGCCATCATCGGCTGCTCCTTCCCTGAAGGCGAGCAGGGCATGAACATGGCCCGCGTGGCCGTGGGTCTGGCTTTTGACCACCCCGTGGGTGGTATCACCGTCAACCGCTTCTGCGCGTCCGGCATCTCCGCTATCCAGATGGCGGCAGATCGGATCCGTGTGGGCGAGGCCGATGTGCTGATCGCCGGTGGCGCGGAGTCCATGAGCATGGTGCCCATGGGTGGCGGCAAGCCCTCGTTCAACCCTGAAGTGTTTGCCCGCGACGAAAACGTCGGTATCGCCTACGGCATGGGTCTGACCGCTGAAAAGGTCGCCCAGCAGTGGAAGGTGACACGCGAAATGCAAGACGCCTTCGCACTTGAATCCCACCTGCGCGCCATCAAGGCCCAGCAAGCCGGCGAGTTCACCGACGAGATCACACCTATCGATGTGATCGAGCGCACGCCCAACCTGGCAACCGGCGAAGTGTCCACCCGCACTCGCACCGTGAACCTCGACGAAGGCCCACGCCCAGACACCTCCCTCGAAGGCCTTGCCAAGCTCAAGCCCGTGTTCGCTGCCCGCGGCAGCGTGACTGCCGGCAACAGCTCCCAGACCAGCGATGGCGCAGGCGCCTTGATTCTGGCCAGCGAAAAAGCCGTCAAGCAGTTCGGCTTGACCCCCTTGGCCCGTTTTGTGAGCTTTGCGGCCCGTGGCGTGCCACCCGAAATCATGGGTATCGGCCCGATCGAAGCCATTCCTGCCGCCCTGCGTTACGCCGGTCTGCAGCACTCTGACATCGACTGGTTCGAGCTGAACGAAGCCTTTGCGGCCCAGTCGCTGGCCGTCATCAACACCCTGGGCTTGGACCCGTCCAAGGTCAACCCCATGGGTGGCGCGATTGCGCTGGGTCACCCGCTGGGTGCTACCGGTGCCATCCGTGCTGCTACCGTTATCCACGCGCTGCGCCGTAACAACCTGAAGTACGGCATGGTCACCATGTGCGTAGGTACAGGCCAAGGGGCTGCCGGCATCTTTGAACGCGTGTAA
- a CDS encoding acyl-CoA thioesterase: MSTHVFDEAIALQAQPDGSWTGHTHPAYANMVGPFGGITAAQALNGVLQHPERLGDPVSLTVNFCAALADGPFTVMARAARTNRSTQHWTIEIQQGDAIVMTGTAVTAVRRETWGVDEEPMPLCPPPAEVPPPQVMAPMEFVKRYEQLPVTGQLPAVWDGSGHSSLSQIWVRDNPPRPLDFASLACISDIFFPRVFIRRATHVPVGTVSLTVYFHASAEQLAATGTGYLLGQAQAQAFRNGFFDQSSQLWNEAGVLLVTTHQIVYYKQ; encoded by the coding sequence ATGAGTACCCACGTTTTTGATGAAGCCATTGCCTTGCAGGCGCAGCCGGATGGCAGCTGGACAGGCCATACCCACCCGGCCTATGCCAACATGGTGGGGCCGTTTGGTGGCATCACGGCGGCACAGGCCCTGAACGGAGTGCTGCAGCACCCCGAGCGTTTGGGTGACCCGGTGTCGCTGACGGTGAATTTCTGTGCGGCGTTGGCCGACGGCCCTTTCACCGTCATGGCGCGCGCAGCGCGTACCAACCGGTCGACCCAGCACTGGACGATCGAGATCCAGCAGGGGGATGCGATTGTCATGACCGGCACGGCGGTGACCGCCGTGCGCCGTGAGACCTGGGGCGTGGACGAAGAGCCCATGCCCCTGTGCCCACCCCCCGCCGAAGTGCCGCCGCCGCAAGTCATGGCGCCTATGGAGTTTGTGAAGCGCTATGAGCAGCTTCCGGTGACCGGCCAGTTGCCCGCGGTGTGGGATGGCAGCGGCCACAGCAGCCTGAGCCAAATCTGGGTGCGCGACAACCCGCCACGTCCCCTGGACTTTGCGTCGCTGGCCTGCATTTCAGACATCTTTTTTCCTCGTGTGTTCATCCGCCGGGCTACCCATGTGCCTGTGGGTACGGTGTCGCTGACGGTGTACTTTCATGCAAGCGCCGAGCAGTTGGCTGCCACCGGTACCGGCTATCTGCTGGGGCAAGCGCAGGCGCAAGCCTTTCGCAACGGCTTTTTTGACCAGAGCAGTCAGCTCTGGAACGAAGCCGGTGTGCTGCTGGTGACCACGCACCAGATCGTCTATTACAAACAGTGA
- a CDS encoding SDR family oxidoreductase, protein MYYGSVFAPGLFAGKVVVITGGGSGIGRCTAHELAALGATVALIGRKPEKLEKATAEITEDGGKVSQHLCDIRNEDAVKACVAAIVAQHGRIDGLVNNAGGQYMTPLEAISAKGWEAVINTNLTGGFLMARECFSQSMSKHGGAIVNIVADMWGSMPGMGHSGAARAGMVSFTETAATEWAGRGVRVNAVAPGYIASSGMDHYPPEMGPMLREMAKTVPLGRFGTEAETSAGIVFLLSPAAAFISGTTLRIDGARPQVRMGWPMRVADEKAQARDAIKPFNGFHRASTPKVFQS, encoded by the coding sequence ATGTATTACGGTTCTGTCTTCGCGCCCGGCTTGTTTGCCGGCAAAGTGGTGGTGATTACCGGTGGCGGCTCCGGCATTGGCCGCTGCACGGCCCATGAGCTGGCGGCCTTGGGCGCCACCGTGGCGCTCATAGGCCGCAAGCCCGAGAAGCTGGAGAAAGCTACGGCCGAAATCACCGAAGACGGCGGCAAAGTCAGCCAGCATCTGTGCGACATCCGCAATGAAGACGCCGTGAAGGCCTGCGTGGCCGCCATCGTGGCCCAGCACGGCCGCATTGACGGCCTGGTGAACAACGCCGGCGGCCAGTACATGACGCCGCTGGAAGCCATCAGTGCCAAGGGCTGGGAGGCGGTCATCAACACCAACCTGACCGGCGGCTTTTTGATGGCACGCGAGTGCTTCAGCCAAAGCATGAGCAAGCATGGCGGCGCCATCGTCAACATCGTGGCCGACATGTGGGGCTCCATGCCCGGCATGGGGCACAGTGGTGCCGCGCGCGCCGGCATGGTGAGCTTTACCGAGACTGCAGCCACCGAGTGGGCAGGCCGTGGGGTGCGGGTGAATGCCGTCGCGCCGGGCTACATCGCCTCCAGCGGCATGGACCACTATCCGCCTGAAATGGGCCCCATGCTGCGCGAAATGGCCAAGACCGTGCCCTTGGGCCGCTTTGGCACCGAGGCTGAAACCTCCGCCGGCATTGTATTTTTGCTGAGCCCTGCAGCGGCGTTCATCAGCGGCACCACGCTGCGCATCGACGGTGCACGGCCCCAAGTGCGCATGGGCTGGCCCATGCGCGTGGCGGACGAAAAGGCGCAAGCCCGCGATGCCATCAAGCCTTTCAACGGTTTTCACCGTGCCAGCACGCCCAAGGTGTTTCAGTCATGA
- a CDS encoding enoyl-CoA hydratase, which translates to MQDILIHTDAGITTITLNRVEKKNSFTQAMYATCADALDAARDDAAVRVVVFQGDATVFSAGNDIGDFLGAPPKTQDAPVFRFLRALAAFPKPIIAAVCGPAVGIGTTMLFHCDLVYAGDNAAFSMPFVNLGLCPEAASSLLVPQMMGYHRAAEALLMGEPFMAEAALEVGLANRVVPPTEANAVAQAQARKLAAKPIASLIETKRLLKKGQMEQVLARIDEEAVSFGRMLGEPSAKEAFTAFMEKRKPDFSKV; encoded by the coding sequence ATGCAAGACATCCTGATTCACACCGACGCCGGCATCACCACCATCACCCTGAACCGGGTCGAAAAAAAGAACTCCTTCACCCAGGCCATGTACGCCACCTGCGCCGACGCGCTGGACGCTGCGCGTGACGACGCTGCGGTGCGCGTGGTGGTGTTCCAGGGCGACGCCACCGTGTTCAGCGCCGGTAACGACATCGGCGACTTTCTGGGTGCCCCCCCCAAGACACAAGATGCTCCCGTGTTCCGCTTCTTGCGGGCCTTGGCGGCCTTCCCTAAGCCCATCATTGCAGCGGTGTGCGGCCCGGCAGTGGGCATCGGCACCACGATGCTGTTCCATTGCGACCTGGTGTACGCCGGTGACAACGCAGCTTTCTCCATGCCCTTCGTGAACCTGGGCCTGTGCCCCGAAGCGGCGTCCAGCCTGCTAGTGCCCCAGATGATGGGTTATCACCGCGCCGCTGAAGCCTTGCTCATGGGCGAGCCCTTCATGGCCGAAGCCGCTCTGGAAGTCGGTCTGGCCAACCGCGTAGTGCCGCCCACCGAAGCCAATGCCGTCGCCCAGGCGCAGGCCCGCAAGCTGGCTGCCAAGCCCATCGCCTCGCTGATCGAAACCAAGCGCCTGCTCAAGAAAGGGCAGATGGAGCAAGTGCTGGCCCGCATCGACGAAGAAGCCGTGAGCTTCGGCCGCATGCTGGGTGAGCCTTCTGCCAAAGAGGCGTTCACGGCGTTTATGGAGAAGCGGAAGCCCGACTTCTCCAAGGTCTGA